The sequence below is a genomic window from Thermoflavifilum sp..
GCAGGGGCGAGAACGTGCGCGACTGGCTATGGGTAGAAGATCATGTACGGGCCATTGATTTAATATTCCACCGCGGTAAAAGAGGAGAAACATACACCGTTGGCGGACATAACGAATGGAAAAACATCGACCTGGTGAAGTTGATCTGTAGATGTATGGATGAGAAATTAGGTCGGGCTCCAGGTAGCAGTGAACAGTTAATTACCTTCGTGAAAGATCGAGCCGGGCATGATCTGCGCTATGCTATTGATGCATCGCGTATTCGTCAGGAGCTGGGATGGCAACCCACCATCAGCTTTGAAGAAGGCATTCGCCGCACGATCGACTGGTATCTTTCTCATCAGGAATGGCTGGAACATGTAACCAGCGGCAGTTATCAACAATATTATGAACAACAGTATATCTTGCGCGAACATACACAACCTTCTTAACCATGCCATTTGAAGCCACTGCATTTGAAGGTCTATGCATTTTTACGCCAGAAGTATTTTACGATGATCGAGGTTATTTTTTTGAAAGCTACAACCAGCAGGTGTTTGCACAATCAGGTTATGCCATTCAATTTGTACAGGATAATCAGGCCTTTTCAAAATATGGCGTCATCCGCGGTTTACATTATCAACGCCCACCCCATGCACAATCTAAATTAATTCGTGTATTACGAGGTAAAATTCTGGATGTGGTCGTTGACCTTCGTCCTGCTTCAGCTACTTATCGCAAAGTGTTTACGGTGGAATTAAGCGAAGAAAACAAAAAGCAGCTGTTTGTCCCCAGAGGCTTTGCACACGGCTATGCCGTGCTTTCCGCGACCGCTGAAGTCCTGTACAAATGCGATGCTTTTTACCATCCTGAAAGTGAAGAAGGTGTTCGTTATGATGATCCCGATTTACATATCGACTGGCAGATACCTGTTCATCAACGCATCATCAGTATCAAAGACCAACGACTGCCATGGCTCAGCCAGCTGCCTGTTTATGAAATATGGTAAAACAGGTTTTAAAACCATGCGCATGAAACCTTCTTTTGAATAAATCCACGCGGACTGAATGAAGCGGTCAGTTGCATGATGGGATGCTTGTGATTAAAATGAAAAACCTCCTGTTGCAGCGCACAGGAGGTTTTGATATTGACGGGAGTCCAGTTGTTATTCTTCTTCGTCAAACTGATAAGCCTGACGGCTCGACTGCAGGATATCGTATTCTTCCTTTGAACCCACAATCAGATTTTCAAATTCGCGCAATCCGGTCCCGGCGGGTATCAGATGGCCCGTGATGACATTCTCTTTCAGGCCCAGCATTTCATCGGTTTTACCGCTGATAGCCGCTTGCGAGAGCACTTTGGTGGTTTCCTGGAAAGATGCTGCCGATATCCAGCTATTGGTACCCAGCGAAGCGCGGGTGATACCAAGCAAAGATGGACTGGAAGTGGCCGGACGAGCATCGCGGTATTCAACCAGTTTTTTATCGGCCCGACGAAGCATGGAATTTTCATCGCGTATTTGCCGCAGGGTTACGATCTGTCCGGCTTTCAGGTTCGTGGAATCGCCCGGATCGGTCACCACCTTTTTGTCGAACAATGCATCATTGGCCTCGAGAAATTCAAATTTATCAACCAGGTCGCCTTCCAGGAAATGCGTATCACCCGGATCCTCGATGGTTACCTTGCGCATCATCTGCCGGACGATCACCTCAATATGCTTATCATTCAGCTTCACACCCTGCAAGCGATACACTTCCTGGATTTCATTGACCAGATATTCCTGCACGGCATACGGTCCTTTGATAGCCAGAATATCGCTGGGGCTGATGGCGCCATCGGAAAGCGGAGTACCGGCTTTCACAAAATCACCATCCTGTACCAGAATATGCCGGGTCAGTGGCACCAGGTATTTCTTCACCTGACCTTCTTTAGACTCAATGATGATTTCTCGATTGCCTCTTTTCACGCTACCGAAGCTCACCACCCCATCAATTTCAGCCACGATAGCCGGGTTGGAAGGATTACGTGCTTCAAACAATTCGGTTACCCGCGGCAGACCACCGGTAATATCGCGGAGCTTACCGATGACACGAGGAATCTTCACCAGCACCTGGCCGGCCTTTACCTGATCGCCTTCGTTCACATTGATATGTGAACCCACGGGCAGGTTATAAACCTTAGCTTCTTTGCCCTTTTCGATGATTAAACTGGGAATCTTGTTTTTATCCCGGCTTTCAATAACCACCTTTTCCCTGTGACCGGTTTGCTCGTCGGCTTCTTCGCGATAGGTAACCCCTTCAATGATATTTTCAAACCTCACCTTACCGCTTATCTCAGAGATAATCACGGCATTGAACGGATCCCAGGTGCAGATGACATCGCCTTTCTTGATGGACTGGCCTTCTTTGACCAGCAAGGTAGATCCGTAAGGAATATTATGCGTGGTGAGCAAACGATCGGCTTTAGGATCCACAATCCTCACCTCGCCCATTCGACCGATAACCACCTGCACTTTTTCTCCTTCGTTGTTTTCATAACTTACCGTACGCAAACCATCAAAGTGTACGATACCGTCGAAATGAGAGGTGAGCTTGGATTCTACGGTAGCCGAGCCTGCTACACCACCCACGTGGAAGGTACGCAAGGTGAGCTGGGTACCGGGCTCGCCGATCGATTGAGCAGCGATGATGCCCACCACATCACCTTTCTGTGCCAGCTGGCCGGTAGCCAGGTTCTGACCATAGCATTTCACACATACGCCACGCCGGCTTTCGCAGGTGAGTACGGATCGGATCTCAACGGATTCAATACCACTATCTTCAATTTTTCTGGCTATTTCTTCGGTAATCATTTCACCTGCAGGCACAATCAGCTCATCGGTCTGTGGATGATAAATATCGTGCAGAGAAACCCGGCCAAGAATTCTATCGAAGAGTGATTCCACAACTTCCTCATTTTCCTTGATGGCCGAAATGGAGATTCCCCGCAGGGTTCCACAATCTTCTTCCGTGATCACCACATCGTGTGCCACATCCACCAGACGACGGGTCAGGTAACCGGCATCGGCTGTTTTCAATGCAGTATCGGCCAGACCTTTACGCGCGCCGTGTGTGGAAATGAAATATTCCAGCACACTCAAGCCATCCTTGAAATTGGAAAGGATGGGATTTTCCACAATCTCAGATCCGGTAGAACCACTTTTTCTGGGCTTGGCCATCAATCCACGAATCCCGGCCAGCTGTTTGATTTGTTGCTTGGAACCGCGGGCGCCGGAATCGAGCATCATGAACACGGAATTAAATCCTTTCTGGTCGGCCGCCAGTTCCTGAATCAACGACTCGGTGATTTTGGTATCCACCCTCGACCAGATGTCCACAATTTGATTGTACCGTTCGTTGTTGGTAATCAAACCCATATTGTAATTTTCCCATACTTCTTCTACTTCGGCCATCGCATTTTCGATCAGGGTTTCTTTTATCTTGGGTACAATCAAATCGTTGATGCTGAATGAAAGTCCGCCTTTATAAGCCATCCGATAACCCAGTTCCTTGATATCATCAAGGAATCTGGCGGTGGTGGGCACATCGGTAAGTTTGATGATATCGCCGATGATTTCGCGTAAGGATTTTTTGGTGAGCAGGGCATTGATGAACCCTACTTCTCTGGGGACAGTCTGGTTAAAAATAACTCTGCCCACCGTGGTTTCGATGAGCTGCTTTTCCAGTTTGCCCTCACCGTTGCGCACCATAGCCCGTACCTTGATCCAGGCGTGCAGGTCGATCTTGCCTTCATTGTAAGCAATAATCACCTCTTCGGGCGAATAAAAGATCTTTCCTTCGCCACGCACGGGATCATCGGGAGTGGAGCGCTTGCCCTTGGTGATATAATAGAGCCCAAGCACCATGTCCTGCGAAGGCAGGGTGATGGGCGTACCATTTTGCGGATTCAGAATGTTGTGTGAAGAAAGCATGAGCAGCTGAGCCTCGAGAATGGCGGCATTGCTCAGGGGCACGTGCACAGCCATCTGGTCGCCGTCGAAGTCGGCATTGAATGCCGTACAGGTCAACGGATGCAGCTGAATAGCCTTCCCCTCGATGAGCTTGGGCTGGAAGGCCTGAATCGAAAGACGGTGAAGGGTCGGTGCCCGGTTGAGCAATACGGGATGTCCTTTGAGGATGTTTTCCAGGATATCCCAGATCACGGCATCCTTACGTTCAACCAATTTTTTGGCTGATTTTACCGTCTTCACGATACCCCGTTCGATGAGCTTGCGGATGATAAACGGCTTGAACAGCTCAGCGGCCATGTCTTTAGGCAGGCCGCATTCGTGGAGTTTCAGCTCAGGCCCTACCACAATCACCGAACGTCCGGAATAATCCACACGTTTTCCTAACAAATTCTGACGGAAACGGCCCTGCTTACCCTTGAGCACATCGCTGAGCGACTTCAGTGCACGCCCGCCTTCAGCTTTCACCGCATTGGATTTGCGGCTGTTATCGAACAGCGAATCCACAGCTTCCTGCAGCATACGCTTTTCATTGCGCAGAATCACTTCGGGCGCCTTGATCTCGATCAGTCGTTTCAGGCGGTTGTTGCGGATGATGACCCGGCGATACAGATCGTTCAGGTCGGATGAAGCAAATCGACCCCCATCCAGCGGAACCAGCGGCCTGAGTTCAGGTGGAATCACCGGGATATACTGCATCACCATCCATTCCGGTCGATTTTCGATATGCTGATTGGCTTCACGGAAAGCTTCCACCACACTTAGCCGCTTCAGGGCTTCTGCTTTTCTTTGTTGAGAAGTTTCCGTGGCGGCCTGGTTGCGCAGGGAATAGGATAGCTCATCCAGGTTGATGCGAGCCAGCAGCATCTGAATGGCTTCCGCACCCATTTTAGCGATGAACTTTTTCGGATCATCATCGGGCAGCAGCTGGTTATCCTTGGGAAGGGAATCAATAATCTCCAGATATTCTTCTTCCGTCAACAGATCCATCACATTCAACCCCTTGTCTTCACGAATACCGGGCTGAATCACGACATAACGTTCATAATAGATGATGGATTCCAGCTTTTTGGAAGAAAGCCCCAGCAGATAACCAATTTTATTGGGCAAGGATTTAAAATACCAGATATGCACGACGGGCACAACCAGCTTGATGTGCCCCATGCGCTCACGTCGCACCTTCTTTTCGGTTACTTCCACACCACAACGATCACAAACAATGCCTTTGTAACGAATGCGTTTGTATTTGCCGCAATAACATTCATAGTCTTTCACCGGTCCGAAGATGCGTTCGCAGAAAAGCCCATCGCGCTCCGGCTTATATGTCCGGTAGTTGATGGTCTCCGGCTTCAGTACTTCACCATAGGAGCGCTCCAGAATGGAATCCGGTGAAGCCAGACTAATGGTTACCTTGCTGAAATTTGGCTTGGGACGATTATCTTTTTTCAAAGCCATGATATGGATGATTTAAATGAAATTCAATATGAATTATTCAAACGTAAGCTCTAAGCCCAATCCCCTCAATTCATGCACCAGCACATTAAACGACTCGGGCACACCGGGTTTGGGGATATTGTCGCCCTTCACAATGGCTTCATAAGCCTTTGCCCGCCCGACAATATCATCCGATTTAATGGTGAGCATTTCCTGCAGGGTATGCGCTGCGCCATAGGCTTCGAGTGCCCATACTTCCATTTCACCGAAACGCTGACCACCAAACTGTGCCTTACCGCCCAACGGCTGTTGGGTGATGAGGCTGTAGGGGCCAATAGAACGGGCATGCATCTTATCATCAACCAGGTGATGCAATTTCATCATGTAGATCACGCCCACCGTGGCCTTCTGGTGAAAGCGTTCGCCCGTTTCTCCATCGTACAGGTATGTATGGCCGAATGTGGGCAGACCGGCTTCTTCGATTTCCTTAGCAATTTCTTCCGGCGTTGCCCCATCGAAGATAGGCGTTGCATATTTCTTTCCTAACTTCCAGCCGGCCCATCCTAATACGGTTTCATAAATCTGGCCGATATTCATACGCGAAGGCACACCCAGTGGATTCAATACGATATCTACAGGCGTTCCGTCTTCCAGGAAGGGCATGTCTTCCACCCGCACAATCTTGGCCACAATGCCTTTGTTCCCATGTCGGCCGGCCATTTTATCGCCCACCTTGAGTTTGCGTTTGGAAGCCAGATATACTTTTGCCAGCCGCAACACACCCGGAGGAAGCTCATCGCCAATGGAAATATTGAATTTTTCACGTTTATATCGACCCAGCTCTTCGTTGTATTTGATGTTGTAGTTATGCAAAAGGGTATTTACCAGATCATTGATTTCTTCGTTTTGTGTCCAGCCGAGCGGATTCACATTTTGATAATCAATGGCAGATAGATTTTTAGCCGTGAATTTTGCTCCTTTGGGAATGAGCACTTCGCCAAAATTATTGGTGACACCGGCCGATACCTGATCTTTCAGCAGCTGCTGGAGTTTCTCGAGCAGGATCTGGTTGAGTTCCTCCACATTTTTCTGGTGCATTTTCTCCAGCTTTTCCAGAGCGGCTTTCTCACGCATCTTCGAGTTTTTATCTTTTTTAGCTCTGGAAAACAGTTTCTTATTGATCACCACTCCTTCGACGGAAGGTGGTACTTTCAATGAAGCATCTTTAGCGTCGCCGGCTTTATCACCAAAGATAGCCCGCAGCAGGCGTTCTTCCGGAGTGGGATCAGATTCTCCTTTAGGGGTAATTTTCCCGATCAGGATATCCCCTTCTTTCACCCAGGCACCTACCCGGATGATTCCGTTTTCATCGAGATCTTTAGTTGCTTCCTCACTCACGTTGGGGATATCGGCGGTAAGCTCTTCCGGACCCAATTTGGTGTCGCGAACTTCCAGCTCGAATTCTTCAATATGGATGGAAGTAAACAGGTCTTCCCGCACCACCCGTTCTGAAATCACGATGGCGTCTTCGAAGTTATATCCCTTCCAGGGCATGAAGGCCACCATCAGGTTGCGGCCCAGGGCCAGTTCGCCGCCCTGTGTTGCATAGCCTTCGGTGAGGAAGTCGCCGGCTTTGACGGTTTGTCCCTTTTTCACGCAGGGCTTGAGGTTGATGCAGGTCGACTGGTTGGTTTTGGTGAACTTGGTGAGTTTATATACTTTCAGGTCATCTTCAAAGCTCACCAGCCGCTGAATGTCGCTCCTTTTGTAGCGGACATGGATTTCATTGGCATCCACATATTCCACCACGCCATCGCCTTCAGCGGTGATCTGGGTGCGGGAATCTCGTGCAGCCACGGCTTCCAGTCCGGTACCCACGATGGGCACTTCCGGACGCAGCAGGGGCACAGCCTGGCGTTGCATGTTCGAGCCCATCAGGGCGCGGTTAGCATCATCATGTTCCAGGAATGGAATCAACGAAGCACTCAACCCCACGATCTGATTGGGTGCAATATCCATGTACTGCACTTCGTGTTTGTCCAGCACAGGGAAATCGCCCATTTCTCGGGCTTTAACGCGATCGTTCAGGAAGTTACCCTCTTTATCCACCGGCGCATTAGCCTGGGCAATCTTTACAAGGTCTTCTTCCTCCGCACTCAAATATTTCACCTTATGGAGGTCAACCTTGCCATTTTTTACCTCCCGATAAGGTGTTTCAATGAAGCCCATTTCATTGACCTTGGCGTGCACACATAAGGTGGAGATCAGGCCGATATTCGGACCTTCAGGCGTTTCGATGGTACACAGGCGGCCGTAGTGCGAATAATGTACGTCGCGCACTTCAAAGCCGGCCCGTTCACGGCTCAATCCGCCCGGTCCCAGTGCCGAGATACGGCGCTTATGCGTGATTTCGCTGAGCGGATTGGTTTGATCCAGAAATTGCGATAGCTGAGAGGTTCCAAAGAATGAATTGATAACCGAGCTCAGGGTCCGGGCATTGATCAGGTCAATGGGCGTAAACACTTCATTGTCGCGTACATTCATGCGCTCGCGAATGGTGCGTGCCATGCGGGCCAGTCCCACGCCAAATTGCGCATAGAGCTGTTCACCCACGGTTCTTACCCGTCGATTGCTCAGGTGGTCGATATCATCAATTTCGGCCTTGCCATTGGTCAGTTTCACCAGATATTTGATAATGGCAATGATATCTTCCTTGGTGAGTACCCGTACTTCGAGGGGAGTATCCAGGCCCAGTTTACGATTGATTTTATATCGCCCTACTTCCCCCAGGTCATATCGTTTGTCTGAGAAAAAGAGCTTATCGATGATACCGCGGGCGGTTTCATCATCCGGAGCATCGGCCCCGCGAAGTTGTCGATAAATATGTTGAACGGCTTCCAGTTCGGAGTTTGATGTATCCTTATTCAGGGTGTTGTAGATGATAGAATAATCTTCCGAAAGCTCTTCCTTTTGCAGGAAAATGGTTTTTACACCGAGGTCAATAATCTGCTGAATATTCTCTTCATTCAACACGCTATCGCGGTCCAGAATGATTTCATTGCGTTCGATGGATACCACCTCGCCGGTGTCTTCGTCTACAAAGTCTTCAACCCACGTACGCAATACCCGGGCAGCCAGCTTGCGACCAATATATTTGCTGAGTGTTTTCTTATCGGCCTTCACTTCATCGGCCATATCGAACAACTGGAGGATATCTTTATCAGTCTCATAGCCAATAGCCCGCAGCAACATGGTAACCGGAAACTTCTTCTTCCGGTCGATATAGGCGTACATGACATTGTTAATGTCGGTAGCAAATTCCATCCATGCCCCCTTGAAGGGGATGACCCGAGCGGAATAAATTTTAGTACCGTTTGGATGAATAGACTGCCCGAAAAACACGCCCGGCGAGCGATGCAGCTGGGAAACCACCACCCGTTCAGCACCGTTGATGATGAAGGTGCCACGGGGAGTCATGTAGGGAATATTACCCAGGAACACATCCTGCACGATGGTCTGGAAGTCAACATGCTCTTCATCGTTGCAGCTGAGGCGCAGCTTGGCCTTCAGCGGCACAGAGTAAGTCAACCCCCGCTCAATACATTCTTCAATCGTATATCTGGGCGGATCCACATAGTAATCGAGGAACTCCAGATTGAAAATATTGCGCGTATCGGTGATAGGAAAGTTTTCCTTGAACACCTTGAACAAGCCTTCGTTATTTCGTTTATCTGGGGTGGTTTCAAGCTGCAGAAAATCTTTGAACGACTGCAGCTGAATAGCCAGCAAATCAGGAATTTCGGCGGGTTGTTGTACTTTCCCGAAGTTTACGCGCTGCTGGGAAGAATGATTGGCTGGAAGTTTTGCTGTTGACATTGTTGCAGATGATAAAATCAAAAAATCAGTAAATAATTCAAAAACGCTGTTCAGGCTTTCTGTTATTCAGCACGGTGCATGTTCTTCAAAGGGAAACAGGTCAAAAGTACAGGACTTTTGACCTGATAACGCGTTCTATACCCTTTTGTTCCAGGGCAATGAAGAATGGTTTACTGGATTTCTACTTCAGCACCGGCTTCCTTAAGCTTGGCGGCCAGCTGATCGGCTTCAGCCTTTGCTACACCCTCTTTCACGGGCTTAGGAGCTCCGTCAACCAGTTCTTTGGCTTCTTTCAGACCAAGGCCGGTGAGTTCCTTCACCACCTTCACCACATTCAACTTATTGGCTCCGGCGGCTTTCAGGATCACATTGAAAGAGGTTTTTTCTTCAGCTGCAGGTGCAGCGGCCGCGCCGGCTGCAGCTCCGCCTCCGGCAACCATTACTGGAGCAGCTGCTGCTGGTTCAATTCCGTATTCTTCTTTCAAAATTTTAGCTAATTCGTTCACTTCCTTAACGGTGAGGTTTACGAGCTGTTCGGCAAATGCTTTTAAATCGGCCATGTTGTGTGTTTTTTTGAAATCAAAAATGAATTAAAAAATATATGTTGGACTTGGAAGCCAGATGAATCACAAACCCTGTCATGCTCCTGTTCGAGATTCCAGGGTTTTCAATACGCCGCTTAAAGTTTGTCCGCCCGATTGCAGCGCTCCCATCACCCGATGCACCGGAGATTGCAACAGACCAATCAGTTCACCGAGCAAATCCGCTTTGGATTTTAGTCGGGTAAGGGTTTCCAGCTGACCATCGCCTTCATAAATTTCTGCGTCCACATAAGCCAGCTTCAAGAGCGGTTTTTCACTTCCCTGTTCTTTACGGAAACGAGAAATGATGAGTGCCGGCTCTTTGGGGTTTTCGGTAAAAAAAATGGCGGTTTGTCCCTTCAATGCCGGATAAACGGCTTCATATCGTGAGTCCTCAATGGATTCCAGGGCTTTGCGAATAAGCGTATTTTTTGCAACCTTCATTTCAACCTTTCCTTCAAAACAAGCCCTGCGTAACTTGTTCACCTGCTCAACCGTCAATGCCGAAGAATCGGCCAGATAAAAATGCGGGTAACGGCTGAAGCGCTCCCTGAGCTTATCAATAATTTCGTTTTTTTGCGCTTTATTCATATACCGTAAGCATTAATCAGTTTAATACGGAACGCGGATCAATCTTGATTCCCGGGCTCATGGTGGTAGCCATGGATATGCCCTTCAGGTAGGTGCCTTTGGCAGTGGGGGTTTTAATCGAAGAATGGTTTGAATGAGTTCATGCGCATTCTCCACGATTTTTTCCGGTGGAAAAGAAACCCTACCGATGGACGCATGAATAATTCCGGCTTTATCCACCTTAAAGGTAATTTTCCCACTTTTCACTTCTTTTACGGCTGATGCCACATCCTGTGTTACGGTACCCGTCTTGGGATTGGGCATCAGATTGCGGGGACCAAGAATTTTACCCAGTTTCCCGATCTTGGGCATCACGGTGGGTGTGGCGATGATCACATCTACATCGGTCCAGCCGCTTTCAATCTTTTGAATATATTCATCCAGCCCCACATAATCTGCTCCTGCCTGCCGGGCTTCCTCTTCCTTATCGGGTGTGCATAACACCAGTACTTTGCGGGTTTTACCCGTGCCATGGGGCAAAGTTACCGATCCCCTGATCGCCTGATCGGCTTTTTTAGGATCCACACCCAGCCGGATGTGTACATCCACCGAGCTATCAAAACGTGTGGTATTGATATCTTTGAGCAGGGCTGCTGCTTCGGATAGTGAATATAGTTTTGTGCGATCGATTTTTGCTTCAGCAGCTTTACGTTTCTTGGTCAGCATGCTTGAGAAAGATTTAAGCTGTTAATGTTCCCAGGGTGCAGTTCCTTCAATGGTGATGCCCATGCTTCGTGCGGTGCCGGCAACCATTTTCATGGCGCTTTCCAGGGTAAAACAATTCAAATCGGGCATCTTGTCCTGTGCAATAGCCTTAACCTGATCCCAGGTAACTTTGCCCACTTTTACGCGATTGGGCTCTTTTGAACCAGATTGTATGCCGGCAGCTTCCATCAGTTGCACCGAGGCCGGCGCGGTTTTGATGACAAAATCGAAGGATTTATCAGCATAAACCGTAAGGACCACCGGTAGCACCTTGCCCATCTTATCCTGTGTGCGCGCATTGAATTGCTTGCAGAACTCCATAATGTTCACACCTTTGGAGCCCAGCGCCGGCCCGATGGGAGGTGCCGGATTGGCCTGACCGCCT
It includes:
- the rpoB gene encoding DNA-directed RNA polymerase subunit beta, yielding MSTAKLPANHSSQQRVNFGKVQQPAEIPDLLAIQLQSFKDFLQLETTPDKRNNEGLFKVFKENFPITDTRNIFNLEFLDYYVDPPRYTIEECIERGLTYSVPLKAKLRLSCNDEEHVDFQTIVQDVFLGNIPYMTPRGTFIINGAERVVVSQLHRSPGVFFGQSIHPNGTKIYSARVIPFKGAWMEFATDINNVMYAYIDRKKKFPVTMLLRAIGYETDKDILQLFDMADEVKADKKTLSKYIGRKLAARVLRTWVEDFVDEDTGEVVSIERNEIILDRDSVLNEENIQQIIDLGVKTIFLQKEELSEDYSIIYNTLNKDTSNSELEAVQHIYRQLRGADAPDDETARGIIDKLFFSDKRYDLGEVGRYKINRKLGLDTPLEVRVLTKEDIIAIIKYLVKLTNGKAEIDDIDHLSNRRVRTVGEQLYAQFGVGLARMARTIRERMNVRDNEVFTPIDLINARTLSSVINSFFGTSQLSQFLDQTNPLSEITHKRRISALGPGGLSRERAGFEVRDVHYSHYGRLCTIETPEGPNIGLISTLCVHAKVNEMGFIETPYREVKNGKVDLHKVKYLSAEEEDLVKIAQANAPVDKEGNFLNDRVKAREMGDFPVLDKHEVQYMDIAPNQIVGLSASLIPFLEHDDANRALMGSNMQRQAVPLLRPEVPIVGTGLEAVAARDSRTQITAEGDGVVEYVDANEIHVRYKRSDIQRLVSFEDDLKVYKLTKFTKTNQSTCINLKPCVKKGQTVKAGDFLTEGYATQGGELALGRNLMVAFMPWKGYNFEDAIVISERVVREDLFTSIHIEEFELEVRDTKLGPEELTADIPNVSEEATKDLDENGIIRVGAWVKEGDILIGKITPKGESDPTPEERLLRAIFGDKAGDAKDASLKVPPSVEGVVINKKLFSRAKKDKNSKMREKAALEKLEKMHQKNVEELNQILLEKLQQLLKDQVSAGVTNNFGEVLIPKGAKFTAKNLSAIDYQNVNPLGWTQNEEINDLVNTLLHNYNIKYNEELGRYKREKFNISIGDELPPGVLRLAKVYLASKRKLKVGDKMAGRHGNKGIVAKIVRVEDMPFLEDGTPVDIVLNPLGVPSRMNIGQIYETVLGWAGWKLGKKYATPIFDGATPEEIAKEIEEAGLPTFGHTYLYDGETGERFHQKATVGVIYMMKLHHLVDDKMHARSIGPYSLITQQPLGGKAQFGGQRFGEMEVWALEAYGAAHTLQEMLTIKSDDIVGRAKAYEAIVKGDNIPKPGVPESFNVLVHELRGLGLELTFE
- the rpoC gene encoding DNA-directed RNA polymerase subunit beta', with translation MALKKDNRPKPNFSKVTISLASPDSILERSYGEVLKPETINYRTYKPERDGLFCERIFGPVKDYECYCGKYKRIRYKGIVCDRCGVEVTEKKVRRERMGHIKLVVPVVHIWYFKSLPNKIGYLLGLSSKKLESIIYYERYVVIQPGIREDKGLNVMDLLTEEEYLEIIDSLPKDNQLLPDDDPKKFIAKMGAEAIQMLLARINLDELSYSLRNQAATETSQQRKAEALKRLSVVEAFREANQHIENRPEWMVMQYIPVIPPELRPLVPLDGGRFASSDLNDLYRRVIIRNNRLKRLIEIKAPEVILRNEKRMLQEAVDSLFDNSRKSNAVKAEGGRALKSLSDVLKGKQGRFRQNLLGKRVDYSGRSVIVVGPELKLHECGLPKDMAAELFKPFIIRKLIERGIVKTVKSAKKLVERKDAVIWDILENILKGHPVLLNRAPTLHRLSIQAFQPKLIEGKAIQLHPLTCTAFNADFDGDQMAVHVPLSNAAILEAQLLMLSSHNILNPQNGTPITLPSQDMVLGLYYITKGKRSTPDDPVRGEGKIFYSPEEVIIAYNEGKIDLHAWIKVRAMVRNGEGKLEKQLIETTVGRVIFNQTVPREVGFINALLTKKSLREIIGDIIKLTDVPTTARFLDDIKELGYRMAYKGGLSFSINDLIVPKIKETLIENAMAEVEEVWENYNMGLITNNERYNQIVDIWSRVDTKITESLIQELAADQKGFNSVFMMLDSGARGSKQQIKQLAGIRGLMAKPRKSGSTGSEIVENPILSNFKDGLSVLEYFISTHGARKGLADTALKTADAGYLTRRLVDVAHDVVITEEDCGTLRGISISAIKENEEVVESLFDRILGRVSLHDIYHPQTDELIVPAGEMITEEIARKIEDSGIESVEIRSVLTCESRRGVCVKCYGQNLATGQLAQKGDVVGIIAAQSIGEPGTQLTLRTFHVGGVAGSATVESKLTSHFDGIVHFDGLRTVSYENNEGEKVQVVIGRMGEVRIVDPKADRLLTTHNIPYGSTLLVKEGQSIKKGDVICTWDPFNAVIISEISGKVRFENIIEGVTYREEADEQTGHREKVVIESRDKNKIPSLIIEKGKEAKVYNLPVGSHINVNEGDQVKAGQVLVKIPRVIGKLRDITGGLPRVTELFEARNPSNPAIVAEIDGVVSFGSVKRGNREIIIESKEGQVKKYLVPLTRHILVQDGDFVKAGTPLSDGAISPSDILAIKGPYAVQEYLVNEIQEVYRLQGVKLNDKHIEVIVRQMMRKVTIEDPGDTHFLEGDLVDKFEFLEANDALFDKKVVTDPGDSTNLKAGQIVTLRQIRDENSMLRRADKKLVEYRDARPATSSPSLLGITRASLGTNSWISAASFQETTKVLSQAAISGKTDEMLGLKENVITGHLIPAGTGLREFENLIVGSKEEYDILQSSRQAYQFDEEE
- the rplJ gene encoding 50S ribosomal protein L10, producing the protein MNKAQKNEIIDKLRERFSRYPHFYLADSSALTVEQVNKLRRACFEGKVEMKVAKNTLIRKALESIEDSRYEAVYPALKGQTAIFFTENPKEPALIISRFRKEQGSEKPLLKLAYVDAEIYEGDGQLETLTRLKSKADLLGELIGLLQSPVHRVMGALQSGGQTLSGVLKTLESRTGA
- the rplK gene encoding 50S ribosomal protein L11 produces the protein MAKEIIGYVKLQVKGGQANPAPPIGPALGSKGVNIMEFCKQFNARTQDKMGKVLPVVLTVYADKSFDFVIKTAPASVQLMEAAGIQSGSKEPNRVKVGKVTWDQVKAIAQDKMPDLNCFTLESAMKMVAGTARSMGITIEGTAPWEH
- the rplL gene encoding 50S ribosomal protein L7/L12 codes for the protein MADLKAFAEQLVNLTVKEVNELAKILKEEYGIEPAAAAPVMVAGGGAAAGAAAAPAAEEKTSFNVILKAAGANKLNVVKVVKELTGLGLKEAKELVDGAPKPVKEGVAKAEADQLAAKLKEAGAEVEIQ
- the rfbC gene encoding dTDP-4-dehydrorhamnose 3,5-epimerase; translation: MPFEATAFEGLCIFTPEVFYDDRGYFFESYNQQVFAQSGYAIQFVQDNQAFSKYGVIRGLHYQRPPHAQSKLIRVLRGKILDVVVDLRPASATYRKVFTVELSEENKKQLFVPRGFAHGYAVLSATAEVLYKCDAFYHPESEEGVRYDDPDLHIDWQIPVHQRIISIKDQRLPWLSQLPVYEIW